One window from the genome of Deinococcus sp. NW-56 encodes:
- a CDS encoding autotransporter outer membrane beta-barrel domain-containing protein, whose product MKKTLLSTSLLMALGTALAGGSGSAPTTTTPLTPVTPQVTPVTQTPVVACTPGTWARAAIELVTQRGLFIGYPDGQFDWCQAATRQEVAQVLARLIAQLPANQTTFNPAELQTLRQGLQEALTGLEQLRAQVAAQNTAIEELRAQIAELQAAIANLPAGGVGAAGATGPQGPAGPQGPQGETGATGPQGPAGAQGPAGPAGPQGPQGETGPQGPAGPQGASYVPPVEPLRYGNYIGVSYYNILQQNVGSMVRVMVGNDALIGSLGLRVTGDFRVRGETPGNSISAIATYRGTFNRADGILGAGGGYNLERQSTFGELLVGVDYRIIDRVALFGEARQQFYFDGSNTTNSSIAAGVKFRF is encoded by the coding sequence ATGAAAAAGACCTTGCTCTCGACCAGCCTCCTGATGGCGCTCGGCACGGCCCTCGCCGGTGGCAGCGGCTCCGCGCCCACCACCACGACGCCGCTGACTCCCGTGACCCCGCAGGTCACGCCGGTGACCCAGACGCCCGTCGTGGCCTGCACGCCGGGCACGTGGGCACGCGCCGCCATCGAACTCGTGACCCAGCGGGGCCTCTTCATCGGCTACCCTGACGGTCAATTTGACTGGTGCCAGGCGGCCACCCGCCAGGAGGTCGCGCAGGTGCTGGCCCGCCTGATCGCGCAGCTCCCGGCCAACCAGACCACCTTCAACCCTGCCGAACTCCAGACCCTGCGCCAGGGCCTGCAAGAAGCCCTGACCGGCCTGGAGCAGCTGCGCGCCCAGGTGGCCGCCCAGAACACCGCCATCGAGGAACTGCGCGCCCAGATCGCCGAGCTGCAGGCGGCCATCGCCAACCTGCCCGCGGGCGGGGTGGGCGCGGCCGGGGCCACCGGTCCCCAGGGGCCTGCTGGTCCTCAGGGTCCCCAGGGTGAGACGGGCGCGACCGGGCCGCAGGGTCCGGCGGGCGCTCAGGGACCGGCCGGTCCGGCAGGGCCTCAGGGTCCCCAGGGCGAGACCGGGCCGCAGGGTCCCGCCGGTCCCCAGGGGGCGTCCTATGTGCCCCCCGTCGAGCCGCTGCGCTACGGCAACTACATCGGGGTGTCGTACTACAACATCCTCCAGCAAAACGTGGGGTCGATGGTTCGCGTCATGGTCGGCAACGACGCCCTGATCGGCAGCCTGGGCCTGCGCGTGACCGGCGACTTCCGCGTGCGCGGCGAGACCCCCGGCAACAGCATCAGCGCCATTGCCACCTACCGCGGCACCTTCAACCGCGCCGACGGCATCCTGGGCGCGGGCGGCGGCTACAACCTGGAGCGTCAGTCGACCTTTGGCGAGCTGCTCGTGGGCGTCGACTACCGCATCATCGACCGCGTGGCCCTCTTCGGGGAAGCCCGGCAGCAGTTCTACTTCGACGGCTCCAACACCACCAACAGCTCCATCGCGGCCGGGGTCAAGTTCCGCTTCTAA